In Bythopirellula goksoeyrii, a single window of DNA contains:
- a CDS encoding serine hydrolase domain-containing protein, which produces MINTHNLLTCLRSLTITAMSTALFTNPTIAEIQHPAELTGFDYGAAISQLEKEIADELQRGILTGVSVAVIDGQRIVLSAGYGYADKQQQVPATDDTVYRVGSISKVFTALAAMQLVEQDKLDLDVPLQQALPGFRIVVPFENASPVTLRQFMCHRSGLVRESPVGSYFDDSEPSIEESIASLESCVLVNPPNTKTRYSNIGATVVGQAVAKTSECSYEQCLREKLLDPIGMNHSSFRVDDRIRDKLATGYMRVADGKGGFFECVAPKFELGTIPAGNLYSTVNDMAHFAKMLLAGGTVPKARIVQSETLAQMSIPQLTENDTGFGLGFFAGKHGRYRTIQHTGAVYGFSASLVVLPKPRIAVVVFTNSDLVAGRVKRISETALDLMLAAKIGEPVRDIPATIDMEIEQLAAFIGQFESPVHWAELKMKGDQLVANIGGQPMSVRPIGPLKFEIDGRIMNRGTLEFKRDESNKVIGFRALDQDFTKVPSIPTSIPKKWNNYLGSYGPEFIPLVISAHHGHLYAMTENEVDYRLTPVTATVFKMPEGLYADEYLVFEQDTESLVHAATLANMKLERRSQQ; this is translated from the coding sequence ATGATTAATACTCACAATCTGCTGACGTGTTTACGTAGTCTGACTATCACTGCAATGTCTACTGCTTTATTCACCAACCCTACTATCGCTGAAATCCAGCATCCTGCCGAATTAACTGGCTTCGATTACGGGGCAGCTATATCTCAACTGGAGAAGGAGATTGCTGACGAATTGCAGAGAGGGATACTAACGGGAGTTTCGGTTGCGGTGATTGACGGTCAGCGAATCGTGTTATCGGCAGGCTACGGCTATGCGGATAAGCAGCAGCAGGTGCCGGCTACCGATGATACGGTTTATCGGGTTGGATCGATTTCAAAAGTATTTACCGCCCTTGCCGCCATGCAACTAGTAGAGCAAGACAAGCTTGATCTTGATGTACCTCTACAGCAAGCTCTGCCTGGGTTTCGCATTGTAGTACCGTTTGAAAACGCCTCTCCTGTCACTTTGCGCCAATTTATGTGCCATCGCTCAGGTCTGGTGCGAGAGTCGCCTGTAGGTAGCTACTTTGACGACTCAGAGCCTAGTATCGAGGAGAGTATAGCTAGTCTCGAATCGTGCGTTTTGGTAAATCCTCCGAACACGAAAACACGCTACTCGAATATTGGTGCCACGGTAGTCGGTCAGGCTGTAGCCAAAACTAGTGAATGCTCCTATGAACAGTGTCTAAGAGAGAAACTTCTCGATCCAATTGGCATGAACCATTCAAGCTTTCGTGTCGATGATCGGATTCGCGATAAGCTGGCAACAGGTTATATGCGTGTAGCCGATGGAAAAGGTGGTTTCTTTGAATGCGTGGCGCCGAAGTTTGAACTGGGTACTATTCCAGCCGGCAATCTTTATTCTACTGTGAACGATATGGCCCATTTCGCCAAAATGTTGCTGGCGGGAGGCACTGTGCCAAAAGCAAGAATCGTCCAGTCTGAAACTCTCGCACAGATGTCGATTCCCCAGCTGACAGAAAATGACACCGGTTTTGGTCTAGGATTCTTCGCAGGGAAGCACGGCAGGTATCGCACGATTCAACACACGGGTGCCGTCTACGGGTTCAGTGCGTCCCTCGTTGTGCTGCCAAAGCCACGGATTGCCGTTGTAGTTTTTACCAATTCAGATCTCGTAGCTGGCCGCGTAAAGCGAATTTCCGAAACCGCTTTGGATCTAATGCTTGCGGCAAAGATCGGAGAACCGGTACGAGATATTCCCGCTACTATCGATATGGAAATTGAGCAGCTTGCGGCGTTCATTGGCCAATTTGAGTCTCCGGTGCACTGGGCCGAACTCAAGATGAAAGGTGATCAACTCGTGGCGAATATTGGTGGTCAGCCGATGTCGGTCCGCCCCATCGGTCCTCTCAAGTTCGAAATTGATGGACGAATTATGAACCGGGGTACTCTTGAGTTTAAGCGAGACGAATCGAACAAGGTCATTGGATTTCGTGCTCTCGATCAGGATTTTACTAAGGTCCCATCGATACCGACTTCAATCCCGAAGAAGTGGAATAACTACTTGGGAAGTTATGGGCCTGAATTCATTCCCTTAGTAATCTCTGCACACCATGGTCACCTTTATGCGATGACGGAAAACGAAGTTGATTACCGCCTGACACCTGTAACTGCAACTGTTTTCAAAATGCCCGAAGGCCTATATGCCGATGAATACCTTGTATTCGAACAAGACACGGAAAGCTTGGTTCACGCAGCAACTTTAGCAAACATGAAATTAGAGCGACGATCTCAGCAGTAA
- a CDS encoding aminotransferase class I/II-fold pyridoxal phosphate-dependent enzyme, with amino-acid sequence MQSPPGPETKVDDCQYLYFCGTGYLGLHGHADLIQASIEATRAYGLGTATSRSGYGNAPPIIEVEELAARFWDSEAAYYFASGYLGNHVVLSVLAKPGSVFLLDENSHYSVVDACRCFDLPTYQFAHLEAEALRELLKDRLRPGQVPIVLSDGVFASSGAIAPVKEYLDVLEDIEGAMLCLDDCHAFGVLGERGCGTFEHHGIPQRGINELPPNQDIAGSPRLFAVGTLSKAFGGYGGIIAGTNTFIESARSSSHYYSGASAPPIPVAAASAMALKLVANTPNLVAGVKQNALRLKQGLNDLGLEIELTPVPIVSLELGDSQNMRRIQHGLAEEGILIDYKSEYAGLGARGALRIAVFATHTEEMIKKLTEAFGRHL; translated from the coding sequence ATGCAAAGCCCGCCTGGCCCAGAAACCAAAGTTGATGACTGTCAGTACCTCTATTTCTGCGGTACTGGATATTTGGGTTTGCATGGTCACGCAGATTTGATTCAGGCTTCAATCGAAGCTACGCGAGCCTATGGCCTTGGCACGGCCACTTCGCGTTCCGGTTACGGAAATGCTCCTCCTATTATAGAGGTTGAGGAACTTGCCGCTCGTTTCTGGGATAGTGAAGCGGCTTACTATTTTGCGTCAGGTTATTTAGGCAATCATGTTGTTCTCTCAGTGCTTGCCAAACCAGGAAGCGTTTTTCTACTGGACGAGAACTCACATTACAGTGTCGTGGATGCTTGCCGCTGCTTCGACCTTCCCACATATCAATTCGCTCACCTTGAGGCCGAGGCTTTACGAGAACTGCTGAAAGATCGCCTGCGACCCGGCCAAGTGCCGATCGTGTTGAGTGATGGAGTGTTCGCGTCGAGCGGAGCCATTGCCCCCGTGAAAGAATATCTAGATGTCCTGGAGGATATCGAAGGTGCAATGCTCTGTTTGGATGACTGTCACGCATTTGGAGTGTTGGGAGAGCGAGGATGTGGTACCTTCGAACATCACGGCATCCCACAGCGAGGCATAAATGAATTGCCACCTAATCAAGACATAGCCGGTTCTCCACGGTTATTTGCAGTCGGCACGCTCAGTAAAGCCTTCGGGGGTTATGGTGGTATCATTGCCGGCACGAATACTTTTATCGAGAGTGCAAGGAGTTCGTCACATTACTACAGCGGAGCAAGTGCTCCCCCAATCCCTGTCGCGGCAGCCAGTGCCATGGCTTTGAAACTTGTGGCTAATACGCCTAACCTTGTTGCTGGGGTTAAGCAAAATGCACTGCGGCTGAAGCAGGGGCTTAACGATCTGGGCTTGGAAATCGAACTCACACCTGTGCCGATTGTAAGTCTTGAACTCGGAGATTCACAAAACATGCGACGCATTCAACATGGATTGGCTGAGGAAGGAATTCTTATTGACTACAAGTCTGAATACGCTGGGCTCGGTGCGCGTGGAGCCCTCCGCATCGCAGTATTTGCAACGCATACAGAAGAAATGATAAAGAAGTTGACCGAAGCATTTGGAAGACATTTATGA
- a CDS encoding serine hydrolase gives MIKSGLIVDGSGASPFTGDVAVLDGRITAIGIIDAKSAREVIDASGLIIAPGFIDMMVQTATPILENAEASLGLLTQGITTINACGGNSAAPTDPEIVGQTGWRKMSGYLQALDQKGLPINVAQTIGHNQIRRIVMGEVDRSPTNKDLRKMQDLVKEAMDSGAIGISTALNSPPAMYAQTEEIAALARVAGKYGGGYFTELRSEGDHFLEALEEAITIGKIADVPVHISQLQATGKSNWHKLPLALKKIESARDRGEKVSADICPSCDNPKNSQNNVFAIQQEYVSFSTGVGLLASKDILTHPRSLGAFRCLFSHYVRDLEVVTLEQAVSQSTAIASSEIMAKDRGHIAIGSPADLIVFDDEAFQEASSLSQPQDPSKGMKYVLVNGVMALRNGKLTGNRSGMVLRGPGYQEELAPQNIATGATCSSFAKIDSIMKESLAKHHIPGASLAITDQGRLVYSRGFGYADLESQQPVTPTTLFRIASLAKPITAVAIMKLVESELLDLDTPVFSVLNNYEPFIEQNAAYDVRLRDITVRYLLQHRGGWDREVSFDPMFRSYHIAASLGTSSPATHDEIIRYMLGKPLDFNPGERYAYSNFGYCLLGRVIEKLSGCTYENYVKKHVLEPLGITDMEIGRTAFKLHRSGESRYYDPHYGYSVFDDHLNEKVPQPYGAWHLEVMDSHGGWIATAEDLLRFATAFDRKLLSSASVEQMFERPPGLAGWTGDGNKNQIYYGLGWQVRTNTAENISLQMHAGSLPGTSTIVVRRSDGRCFALLFNARESPFTSQINYEVFPALNEAIDEIGTWPTYDLFCE, from the coding sequence GTGATCAAATCCGGTCTTATTGTCGACGGATCTGGAGCCTCACCTTTTACAGGAGATGTCGCTGTATTGGACGGTCGCATTACAGCTATTGGAATAATTGATGCGAAATCGGCTAGAGAGGTGATTGACGCCTCAGGTCTGATTATCGCACCAGGATTCATCGACATGATGGTACAGACGGCGACTCCGATTCTAGAGAACGCTGAAGCATCGCTTGGTCTTTTAACTCAAGGTATTACAACTATCAACGCTTGTGGGGGAAACTCAGCAGCGCCTACCGACCCGGAAATTGTGGGCCAGACTGGCTGGAGGAAGATGTCAGGTTATTTGCAAGCATTGGACCAAAAAGGGTTGCCCATCAATGTTGCCCAGACGATTGGTCACAATCAAATACGTCGCATTGTGATGGGCGAGGTGGATCGTTCGCCAACAAACAAGGATCTTCGGAAGATGCAGGATTTAGTCAAAGAGGCAATGGATTCGGGCGCAATTGGTATCTCCACGGCATTGAATTCTCCGCCAGCTATGTATGCGCAAACAGAAGAAATTGCTGCACTAGCACGTGTTGCCGGAAAATATGGCGGTGGTTACTTTACTGAGCTGCGAAGTGAAGGAGATCACTTCCTAGAAGCACTCGAAGAGGCAATCACGATTGGCAAAATCGCGGATGTGCCGGTTCACATATCGCAACTCCAAGCAACGGGCAAATCAAACTGGCACAAACTACCCCTTGCTCTCAAAAAAATTGAATCTGCACGAGATCGAGGAGAAAAGGTTTCTGCAGACATATGTCCCTCTTGTGATAACCCTAAGAACTCTCAAAACAACGTCTTTGCAATTCAACAAGAATACGTTTCCTTCTCCACCGGCGTGGGCTTACTAGCGTCTAAAGACATCCTGACTCATCCGCGTTCATTGGGAGCATTCCGATGTCTTTTCTCACACTATGTACGGGATCTTGAAGTCGTTACTCTTGAGCAAGCCGTTTCACAGTCAACAGCTATAGCTTCTAGTGAGATAATGGCAAAAGATAGGGGGCACATTGCCATTGGCTCACCTGCAGACCTGATCGTCTTTGACGATGAGGCATTTCAAGAAGCCTCTAGTCTGAGCCAACCTCAAGATCCATCAAAAGGCATGAAATATGTGCTCGTGAATGGTGTTATGGCGCTCCGAAATGGGAAGCTAACAGGAAATCGTTCGGGAATGGTTCTACGAGGACCGGGCTATCAAGAGGAGCTGGCTCCGCAAAATATCGCGACAGGTGCTACTTGCAGTAGCTTCGCTAAGATTGATTCAATAATGAAAGAGAGCTTGGCAAAGCACCATATCCCCGGAGCATCACTGGCAATTACGGATCAGGGGCGACTGGTTTACTCTCGAGGGTTTGGCTATGCCGATCTTGAGTCACAACAACCAGTGACACCCACCACCCTCTTTCGTATTGCCAGCCTTGCCAAGCCAATTACTGCTGTGGCGATAATGAAGCTAGTAGAGTCGGAGCTGCTAGACCTTGACACACCTGTTTTTTCGGTCCTGAACAACTACGAACCTTTTATCGAGCAAAATGCCGCTTACGACGTTCGACTTCGTGACATTACCGTTCGTTATCTGCTGCAGCACCGAGGCGGATGGGACAGAGAGGTTTCTTTTGATCCAATGTTTCGATCTTATCATATTGCTGCTTCGCTCGGCACTTCTTCTCCAGCCACGCATGACGAGATCATCAGGTACATGCTGGGAAAACCGCTCGACTTCAATCCAGGCGAACGTTATGCCTATTCAAACTTTGGTTACTGCCTTTTGGGTAGAGTGATTGAGAAGCTTTCAGGATGCACCTATGAAAACTATGTCAAAAAACATGTACTTGAGCCTCTGGGTATCACTGACATGGAGATCGGAAGAACAGCATTCAAGCTTCATCGTTCTGGAGAATCTCGATATTACGATCCTCACTACGGCTACTCTGTATTTGACGATCACCTGAACGAAAAGGTACCTCAACCCTATGGCGCATGGCATCTCGAGGTAATGGACTCGCATGGAGGATGGATTGCGACAGCTGAGGACTTGCTGCGATTTGCAACTGCATTTGACCGTAAGCTACTCTCATCTGCTTCGGTGGAGCAAATGTTTGAACGTCCTCCTGGGCTTGCCGGTTGGACGGGAGACGGGAATAAGAATCAGATTTACTATGGTTTAGGTTGGCAAGTAAGGACAAATACTGCCGAGAACATTTCGTTACAAATGCATGCTGGCTCACTTCCCGGTACGAGCACGATAGTAGTTCGCCGATCAGATGGTCGTTGCTTTGCCCTGCTTTTTAATGCTCGAGAATCACCCTTCACGTCGCAGATAAACTACGAAGTATTTCCTGCACTAAATGAGGCTATCGACGAGATTGGCACCTGGCCAACATACGACCTCTTCTGCGAATAA
- a CDS encoding XylR family transcriptional regulator, with product MSTGFRVALDVETSRTYGRGILRGISKYLLSSRPWSIYIEQHELTGDVNRLLSRWDGDGIITRQLSPEAKSIIESRDISAIDLSNFLPPMGIHRICSADRAIGRLGAQHFIERGFRNFACCEYQGQYWSQQRTKGFVEGIEFSNYECKVYEQPFRVQAQKWNQDQDSLAKWLAALPKPVAVLATNDLLGHHVLDACSRAELLVPEQIAVLGVDDDDLICNLTNPPMSSIILDTERIGFEAAKSLDKLMQREGPVPNEKEMLEIPSLGIAVRQSTDSYAVPDPEVARALRYIREHACEGATVQDVLDHLQVSRSWLERSFREYFGRSPKTEIRNVQIERCKELLRMTDLSLDCIARLAGYKHTEYMGVVFKRETGMTPGSYRDQKDQLDV from the coding sequence ATGTCAACTGGTTTTAGAGTTGCTTTGGACGTAGAGACATCCCGTACTTACGGTCGAGGTATTCTACGCGGAATCTCTAAGTATCTTCTGTCAAGTCGTCCCTGGTCTATCTATATAGAACAGCATGAGTTAACCGGTGATGTAAATCGACTTCTCTCAAGGTGGGACGGAGATGGGATTATCACCAGGCAACTATCCCCAGAGGCAAAAAGCATCATCGAGAGTCGTGATATCTCGGCGATTGATCTCAGTAACTTCTTGCCTCCCATGGGCATTCACCGCATTTGTTCGGCAGATCGAGCAATCGGGCGATTGGGAGCCCAGCACTTTATTGAGCGAGGTTTCCGAAACTTCGCATGCTGCGAATATCAAGGTCAGTATTGGTCCCAGCAAAGGACAAAGGGTTTTGTAGAGGGAATTGAGTTTTCCAATTACGAGTGCAAGGTCTACGAGCAGCCTTTTCGAGTGCAGGCACAAAAATGGAATCAGGATCAAGACAGCCTCGCCAAGTGGCTTGCTGCGCTACCTAAACCCGTAGCAGTACTTGCAACGAATGACCTTCTTGGACATCACGTTTTGGACGCCTGCAGTAGAGCAGAACTATTGGTTCCTGAGCAGATCGCGGTACTAGGAGTCGATGATGATGATTTGATCTGTAACCTAACAAATCCTCCAATGTCCAGTATTATTCTCGACACAGAGCGAATTGGGTTCGAGGCTGCAAAAAGTCTTGACAAACTTATGCAACGAGAAGGTCCCGTTCCCAACGAGAAAGAGATGTTGGAGATTCCTTCTTTAGGCATCGCGGTTCGACAATCAACCGACAGTTATGCAGTTCCAGATCCAGAAGTTGCACGAGCTTTGAGGTATATTCGTGAACATGCCTGCGAAGGTGCGACAGTTCAAGATGTGTTAGATCACTTGCAAGTATCTAGAAGCTGGCTAGAACGAAGTTTCAGAGAATACTTCGGACGTTCACCAAAAACAGAGATCCGTAATGTTCAGATAGAGAGATGCAAAGAATTATTACGGATGACCGATCTTTCGCTAGACTGCATAGCACGGCTAGCAGGTTACAAGCATACGGAGTATATGGGAGTTGTATTCAAACGAGAAACAGGTATGACGCCGGGAAGCTATCGTGACCAGAAGGACCAACTGGATGTCTAA